A window of the Gossypium hirsutum isolate 1008001.06 chromosome A05, Gossypium_hirsutum_v2.1, whole genome shotgun sequence genome harbors these coding sequences:
- the LOC107897915 gene encoding A-kinase anchor protein 12 isoform X2 — translation MATEAEIIPEPISVAKAEEEISKPSLDLKKSEGGVAEPAGTDECLDKATNEELASNNGVEALSAVSQGNPEISKGESFSMSPEVSVTCGMPDQNTIDDTPLKADKILENDGKMSKSEATADHDSSPEEKCGSIVEETSQNADVGSNKQEANLELKKQALSDNHDLIIESSNEANEIVSKDDHSDIVQEKLEEKSIEETKDTEPEKLPAIVGKEESAEATDLIETSAREKDQIISDSIGDTLTSKVAETSEIKDNETTLEISEIAKKENENPHEEATCMHEPAAEVETKLEEVSKELEEHPIADISSSSTGDETMKESIEENESIPLKLTENASPSLEIEDSKKDTEERTLVEGSIDTADRESAPAAAKPEETKLKEAPISDISSSMISDETLKESKKEDQSTPLKASSSSELEDSNKDAEEKTLVEESIDAADRESAPAAVEPEETKLKAAEADAEEKKQETENVVATEENSLATTEHESVHVDGADNEVEQDKSSQSCEKDMEISREEDGMQDKVPYEHSETPVPQATDEKLMEKADDPTIESKETGPEHLAEESYVHTEQETGECISVAKTSQDEQLSDLGLEKEKIKDGKPSDEAVDSGDTSGMYKDVEKAIQEEGNLAESLAETEVPKGAQDQIPEVINMNDNEGKSKKPIPELSKSQADETITEVQNQESEKQINEELSDKPEVEQNAYEVTKAVILSEEVEDYSSISKECLKEGDSKEQVEAKNLEVEDHSIKDRGASLIVELEDRRQDQESGDPVSTGTKEAESEEKIKDIVDESKHDCQDKSHEIVTEVGAETSLDNTKVNEELVNLSSVKTSLETCESDANQETKDVENPQHELEKIESALEPEVNEVEQAKAVPETSPECLSQSVQTSTATLASVEEIKTTQLSEKIEEQIQEVAEIVKHESSEDSSETKTIEEVSLQKEEETEPKVVSVEETVVDQGLQNEELKDQIQTTSSTLPSKDELSDAKQTAEICLEKEEVDELGDGKKAETGAACAIQVEEPKDQILASALPEAVAGQETTVSQASITEEPTKLETKEDDKTMETEVKEGESPEKIKEQATEIEGASNVEVETSEKAFDNELIKEELVKAIDEENQCDKTNEIIVNEVSKEEVQGVAETSYLTSEPELPVKDGLGEDELKGKLIEDKASETTQTEEQVVEAQKMSENEIAEKQIVCEDKTVGNPAQASVAKIETATVVQEESSLELPKSDPEGTKGSDNQISRELELIENTEITSSPVKEHVPIDLQDKVAESSEKAEVEDVKEVYLKEAEVGHGGDKITDKSSEEITKKSTSVEDSTEIKELKDEHAGDKTNETSETPILENQNEKLTVEALKDDGSNNNFKKEIVEEDRTVKDHEQAPVAVKEAITVPGEAIEKPEARDLQPEKAEVDNGEEKTDNSGVEIKLEPASTGSGNLSFSDLLQQSTEKKVEMAERVIEERELTVSKEAATVEAAGTIQAKELKTDEVPEGEEQNKTDSGSDAPVMVEAPREAETKPPKKSQNILSGVGSKVKNSISKVKKAITGKSSHPKEPKAISPK, via the exons ATGGCAACTGAAGCAGAAATCATTCCAGAACCCATTTCTGTAGCg AAAGCAGAAGAGGAGATTAGCAAACCTAGTTTGGATTTGAAGAAATCCGAAGGTGGAGTCGCTGAACCTGCCGGAACGGATGAATGTTTGGACAAAGCAACCAACGAAGAATTAGCCAGTAATAATGGGGTTGAAGCCTTGAGTGCTGTCTCTCAAGGGAATCCAGAAATATCCAAGGGTGAAAGTTTTTCAATGTCACCTGAGGTTTCTGTGACCTGTGGAATGCCAGATCAAAACACAATTGATGACACTCCATTGAAAGCTGATAAGATACTGGAGAATGATGGAAAGATGTCGAAGAGTGAGGCAACTGCAGACCATGATTCTTCTCCGGAAGAGAAATGTGGGAGTATTGTAGAAGAAACAAGCCAAAATGCTGATGTTGGGTCCAATAAACAAGAGGCTAACTTAGAGCTCAAGAAACAAGCTTTAAGTGATAACCATGATCTGATAATTGAAAGCTCGAATGAGGCTAATGAAATAGTTAGCAAGGACGATCACTCTGATATTGTTCAAGAGAAACTTGAAGAGAAAAGCATTGAAGAAACAAAAGACACCGAACCAGAGAAGCTGCCTGCTATAGTGGGAAAGGAAGAGAGTGCTGAGGCAACTGATCTGATTGAAACATCAGCAAGAGAAAAGGACCAAATCATTTCTGATAGCATTGGAGACACCTTAACCTCGAAAGTAGCTGAAACCTCAGAGATCAAGGACAATGAAACAACCTTGGAAATCAGTGAGATCGCCAAGAAAGAGAATGAGAATCCACACGAGGAGGCCACTTGCATGCATGAACCTGCAGCGGAAGTGGAAACAAAGCTTGAAGAG GTGAGTAAAGAACTGGAGGAACATCCTATAGCTGACATCTCGAGTTCATCGACTGGCGATGAAACCATGAAAGAAAGCatagaggaaaatgaaagcaTCCCATTGAAGTTAACAGAAAAT GCAAGCCCTTCATTAGAAATTGAAGACTCAAAAAAGGATACTGAAGAGAGAACCTTAGTAGAAGGAAGTATTGATACTGCTGACCGGGAATCAGCACCGGCTGCAGCAAAACCAGAAGAGACAAAGCTAAAGGAAGCTCCTATATCTGACATCTCGAGCTCAATGATTAGTGATGAAACTTTGAAGGAAAGCAAAAAGGAAGATCAAAGCACCCCATTGAAG GCAAGCTCTTCATCTGAGCTTGAGGACTCAAACAAGGATGCTGAAGAGAAAACCTTAGTAGAAGAAAGTATCGATGCTGCTGACAGGGAATCTGCACCGGCTGCAGTGGAACCAGAAGAGACAAAGCTAAAGGCAGCTGAAGCAGATGCAGAAGAGAAAAAGCAGGAAACAGAAAATGTTGTTGCCACTGAAGAAAACAGCCTAGCAACAACCGAACATGAAAGTGTCCACGTAGATGGTGCAGACAATGAGGTGGAACAGGACAAGTCCTCCCAATCATGCGAGAAGGACATGGAGATATCCAGGGAAGAAGATGGAATGCAGGATAAAGTTCCATATGAGCACTCTGAAACTCCTGTGCCACAAGCAACAGATGAGAAATTAATGGAAAAGGCAGATGATCCAACAATAGAGTCCAAAGAGACTGGGCCGGAGCACTTGGCCGAGGAATCATATGTGCATACAGAACAGGAGACTGGAGAATGCATCTCTGTAGCAAAAACATCGCAAGATGAACAATTATCAGATTTAGGATTGGAAAAAGAGAAGATCAAAGATGGAAAGCCATCAGATGAAGCCGTGGATTCAGGAGACACCTCGGGCATGTACAAAGATGTCGAAAAGGCCATCCAAGAAGAAGGTAATTTAGCTGAGAGCTTGGCAGAAACTGAAGTGCCAAAAGGAGCTCAGGATCAGATTCCCGAGGTCATAAACATGAATGATAATGAAGGAAAAAGTAAGAAACCAATCCCCGAACTGAGCAAGAGCCAAGCTGATGAAACCATCACCGAGGTTCAGAACCAAGAAAGTGAAAAACAGATAAACGAGGAACTGTCAGACAAACCCGAGGTTGAACAAAATGCCTATGAGGTTACCAAGGCTGTCATCTTGTCTGAAGAG GTGGAAGACTACAGTTCCATCTCAAAAGAATGTCTGAAGGAAGGAGACTCGAAGGAACAGGTAGAAGCGAAAAACTTGGAGGTTGAAGATCATTCAATCAAGGACCGAGGAGCATCCCTCATCGTAGAATTGGAAGATAGGAGACAGGATCAAGAGTCTGGAGACCCTGTAAGTACAGGCACCAAAGAAGCAGAATCAGAAGAAAAAATTAAGGACATTGTTGATGAATCCAAGCATGATTGTCAAGACAAGAGTCATGAAATTGTGACAGAAGTCGGAGCTGAGACAAGCTTAGACAACACCAAGGTGAATGAGGAGCTTGTGAATTTGAGCTCAGTCAAGACGAGTCTAGAAACTTGTGAGAGTGACGCTAATCAAGAGACTAAAGACGTCGAAAATCCACAACATGAACTGGagaaaatagaatcagccttggAACCAGAAGTGAATGAAGTTGAACAGGCCAAAGCTGTGCCTGAAACATCACCCGAATGCTTATCTCAAAGTGTTCAAACTTCTACAGCGACGTTGGCTTCCGTGGAAGAAATCAAAACCACACAATTGAGTGAGAAGATAGAAGAACAGATACAAGAGGTTGCTGAAATAGTTAAACATGAGAGTTCGGAGGATTCTTCGGAAACAAAAACAATAGAAGAGGTAAGCTTGCAAAAGGAAGAAGAGACAGAGCCCAAGGTTGTTTCAGTAGAAGAAACCGTAGTTGATCAGGGTCTTCAAAATGAGGAACTCAAAGATCAAATTCAGACAACATCTTCGACATTGCCTTCTAAGGATGAATTATCTGATGCAAAGCAAACAGCAGAGATATGCTTGGAAAAAGAAGAGGTTGATGAGCTTGGAGATGGTAAGAAAGCTGAAACTGGTGCTGCTTGTGCTATTCAAGTGGAGGAACCAAAGGATCAAATTCTAGCTTCAGCATTGCCTGAAGCTGTTGCGGGTCAAGAAACTACTGTTTCTCAAGCTTCAATAACTGAGGAACCAACTAAGCTTGAAACAAAGGAAGATGATAAAACAATGGAAACTGAAGTGAAAGAAGGTGAGAGTCCAGAGAAGATCAAAGAACAAGCAACAGAGATTGAAGGAGCCTCAAATGTTGAAGTTGAGACAAGTGAAAAGGCTTTTGACAATGAATTAATCAAAGAGGAACTTGTCAAAGCAATAGATGAAGAAAATCAGTGTgacaaaacaaatgaaatcatAGTGAATGAAGTTTCAAAAGAAGAG GTCCAGGGAGTTGCTGAAACATCTTATCTGACTTCAGAACCAGAACTGCCAGTGAAAGATGGCCTTGGAGAAGACGAGCTAAAGGGTAAACTGATTGAAGACAAAGCATCGGAAACCACTCAAACTGAAGAG CAAGTTGTGGAAGCTCAAAAGATGAGTGAAAATGAGATAGCTGAAAAGCAGATTGTTTGTGAGGATAAAACTGTTGGAAATCCTGCCCAAGCTTCAGTTGCAAAGATAGAAACCGcaacagtggtacaagag GAGTCAAGCTTAGAATTACCAAAGTCAGATCCAGAAGGCACCAAGGGTTCAGATAATCAGATTTCCAGGGAATTAGAGCTGATTGAAAACACAGAGATAACAAGTTCACCAGTTAAAGAACATGTTCCAATAGATTTGCAGGACAAAGTTGCAGAATCCTCTGAGAAAGCTGAAGTTGAAGATGTCAAAGAGGTTTACCTAAAGGAAGCAGAAGTTGGCCATGGTGGAGACAAAATAACAGACAAATCCAGTGAAGAAATAACCAAGAAGTCTACATCGGTGGAGGATTCAACTGAG ATTAAGGAGCTAAAGGATGAACATGCGGGAGACAAGACAAATGAAACCTCAGAAACCCCAATATTAGAAAATCAAAATGAGAAG CTCACTGTGGAAGCTCTAAAGGACGATGGTTCAAACAACAATTTTAAGAAAGAGATTGTTGAAGAAGATCGAACTGTGAAGGATCACGAACAAGCGCCAGTTGCCGTGAAAGAAGCCATAACT GTTCCAGGAGAAGCCATTGAGAAGCCTGAAGCAAGAGATTTGCAACCTGAAAAAGCTGAGGTTGATAATGGAGAAGAGAAAACAGATAATTCAGGTGTTGAAATAAAATTGGAACCTGCATCCACAGGTAGTGGTAATTTATCATTTTCCGATCTACTCCAACAATCTACAGAAAAGAAAGTGGAGATGGCTGAACGTGTGATTGAAGAGAGGGAACTTACAGTAAGCAAGGAAGCAGCAACGGTGGAAGCTGCAGGAACTATTCAAGCCAAAGAATTAAAAACTGATGAAGTACCTGAAGGAGAGGAACAGAATAAGACCGACTCCGGCTCGGATGCTCCAGTGATGGTGGAAGCACCGAGAGAAGCTGAAACTAAACCACCCAAGAAATCTCAAAACATACTATCAGGTGTTGGATCCAAAGTCAAGAACTCAATTTCTAAGGTGAAGAAAGCAATTACTGGTAAATCTTCTCATCCAAAAGAACCAAAAGCAATATCACCAAAGTGA
- the LOC107897915 gene encoding A-kinase anchor protein 12 isoform X1 has translation MATEAEIIPEPISVAKAEEEISKPSLDLKKSEGGVAEPAGTDECLDKATNEELASNNGVEALSAVSQGNPEISKGESFSMSPEVSVTCGMPDQNTIDDTPLKADKILENDGKMSKSEATADHDSSPEEKCGSIVEETSQNADVGSNKQEANLELKKQALSDNHDLIIESSNEANEIVSKDDHSDIVQEKLEEKSIEETKDTEPEKLPAIVGKEESAEATDLIETSAREKDQIISDSIGDTLTSKVAETSEIKDNETTLEISEIAKKENENPHEEATCMHEPAAEVETKLEEVSKELEEHPIADISSSSTGDETMKESIEENESIPLKLTENASPSLEIEDSKKDTEERTLVEGSIDTADRESAPAAAKPEETKLKEAPISDISSSMISDETLKESKKEDQSTPLKVTEKASSSSELEDSNKDAEEKTLVEESIDAADRESAPAAVEPEETKLKAAEADAEEKKQETENVVATEENSLATTEHESVHVDGADNEVEQDKSSQSCEKDMEISREEDGMQDKVPYEHSETPVPQATDEKLMEKADDPTIESKETGPEHLAEESYVHTEQETGECISVAKTSQDEQLSDLGLEKEKIKDGKPSDEAVDSGDTSGMYKDVEKAIQEEGNLAESLAETEVPKGAQDQIPEVINMNDNEGKSKKPIPELSKSQADETITEVQNQESEKQINEELSDKPEVEQNAYEVTKAVILSEEVEDYSSISKECLKEGDSKEQVEAKNLEVEDHSIKDRGASLIVELEDRRQDQESGDPVSTGTKEAESEEKIKDIVDESKHDCQDKSHEIVTEVGAETSLDNTKVNEELVNLSSVKTSLETCESDANQETKDVENPQHELEKIESALEPEVNEVEQAKAVPETSPECLSQSVQTSTATLASVEEIKTTQLSEKIEEQIQEVAEIVKHESSEDSSETKTIEEVSLQKEEETEPKVVSVEETVVDQGLQNEELKDQIQTTSSTLPSKDELSDAKQTAEICLEKEEVDELGDGKKAETGAACAIQVEEPKDQILASALPEAVAGQETTVSQASITEEPTKLETKEDDKTMETEVKEGESPEKIKEQATEIEGASNVEVETSEKAFDNELIKEELVKAIDEENQCDKTNEIIVNEVSKEEVQGVAETSYLTSEPELPVKDGLGEDELKGKLIEDKASETTQTEEQVVEAQKMSENEIAEKQIVCEDKTVGNPAQASVAKIETATVVQEESSLELPKSDPEGTKGSDNQISRELELIENTEITSSPVKEHVPIDLQDKVAESSEKAEVEDVKEVYLKEAEVGHGGDKITDKSSEEITKKSTSVEDSTEIKELKDEHAGDKTNETSETPILENQNEKLTVEALKDDGSNNNFKKEIVEEDRTVKDHEQAPVAVKEAITVPGEAIEKPEARDLQPEKAEVDNGEEKTDNSGVEIKLEPASTGSGNLSFSDLLQQSTEKKVEMAERVIEERELTVSKEAATVEAAGTIQAKELKTDEVPEGEEQNKTDSGSDAPVMVEAPREAETKPPKKSQNILSGVGSKVKNSISKVKKAITGKSSHPKEPKAISPK, from the exons ATGGCAACTGAAGCAGAAATCATTCCAGAACCCATTTCTGTAGCg AAAGCAGAAGAGGAGATTAGCAAACCTAGTTTGGATTTGAAGAAATCCGAAGGTGGAGTCGCTGAACCTGCCGGAACGGATGAATGTTTGGACAAAGCAACCAACGAAGAATTAGCCAGTAATAATGGGGTTGAAGCCTTGAGTGCTGTCTCTCAAGGGAATCCAGAAATATCCAAGGGTGAAAGTTTTTCAATGTCACCTGAGGTTTCTGTGACCTGTGGAATGCCAGATCAAAACACAATTGATGACACTCCATTGAAAGCTGATAAGATACTGGAGAATGATGGAAAGATGTCGAAGAGTGAGGCAACTGCAGACCATGATTCTTCTCCGGAAGAGAAATGTGGGAGTATTGTAGAAGAAACAAGCCAAAATGCTGATGTTGGGTCCAATAAACAAGAGGCTAACTTAGAGCTCAAGAAACAAGCTTTAAGTGATAACCATGATCTGATAATTGAAAGCTCGAATGAGGCTAATGAAATAGTTAGCAAGGACGATCACTCTGATATTGTTCAAGAGAAACTTGAAGAGAAAAGCATTGAAGAAACAAAAGACACCGAACCAGAGAAGCTGCCTGCTATAGTGGGAAAGGAAGAGAGTGCTGAGGCAACTGATCTGATTGAAACATCAGCAAGAGAAAAGGACCAAATCATTTCTGATAGCATTGGAGACACCTTAACCTCGAAAGTAGCTGAAACCTCAGAGATCAAGGACAATGAAACAACCTTGGAAATCAGTGAGATCGCCAAGAAAGAGAATGAGAATCCACACGAGGAGGCCACTTGCATGCATGAACCTGCAGCGGAAGTGGAAACAAAGCTTGAAGAG GTGAGTAAAGAACTGGAGGAACATCCTATAGCTGACATCTCGAGTTCATCGACTGGCGATGAAACCATGAAAGAAAGCatagaggaaaatgaaagcaTCCCATTGAAGTTAACAGAAAAT GCAAGCCCTTCATTAGAAATTGAAGACTCAAAAAAGGATACTGAAGAGAGAACCTTAGTAGAAGGAAGTATTGATACTGCTGACCGGGAATCAGCACCGGCTGCAGCAAAACCAGAAGAGACAAAGCTAAAGGAAGCTCCTATATCTGACATCTCGAGCTCAATGATTAGTGATGAAACTTTGAAGGAAAGCAAAAAGGAAGATCAAAGCACCCCATTGAAGGTAACAGAAAAG GCAAGCTCTTCATCTGAGCTTGAGGACTCAAACAAGGATGCTGAAGAGAAAACCTTAGTAGAAGAAAGTATCGATGCTGCTGACAGGGAATCTGCACCGGCTGCAGTGGAACCAGAAGAGACAAAGCTAAAGGCAGCTGAAGCAGATGCAGAAGAGAAAAAGCAGGAAACAGAAAATGTTGTTGCCACTGAAGAAAACAGCCTAGCAACAACCGAACATGAAAGTGTCCACGTAGATGGTGCAGACAATGAGGTGGAACAGGACAAGTCCTCCCAATCATGCGAGAAGGACATGGAGATATCCAGGGAAGAAGATGGAATGCAGGATAAAGTTCCATATGAGCACTCTGAAACTCCTGTGCCACAAGCAACAGATGAGAAATTAATGGAAAAGGCAGATGATCCAACAATAGAGTCCAAAGAGACTGGGCCGGAGCACTTGGCCGAGGAATCATATGTGCATACAGAACAGGAGACTGGAGAATGCATCTCTGTAGCAAAAACATCGCAAGATGAACAATTATCAGATTTAGGATTGGAAAAAGAGAAGATCAAAGATGGAAAGCCATCAGATGAAGCCGTGGATTCAGGAGACACCTCGGGCATGTACAAAGATGTCGAAAAGGCCATCCAAGAAGAAGGTAATTTAGCTGAGAGCTTGGCAGAAACTGAAGTGCCAAAAGGAGCTCAGGATCAGATTCCCGAGGTCATAAACATGAATGATAATGAAGGAAAAAGTAAGAAACCAATCCCCGAACTGAGCAAGAGCCAAGCTGATGAAACCATCACCGAGGTTCAGAACCAAGAAAGTGAAAAACAGATAAACGAGGAACTGTCAGACAAACCCGAGGTTGAACAAAATGCCTATGAGGTTACCAAGGCTGTCATCTTGTCTGAAGAG GTGGAAGACTACAGTTCCATCTCAAAAGAATGTCTGAAGGAAGGAGACTCGAAGGAACAGGTAGAAGCGAAAAACTTGGAGGTTGAAGATCATTCAATCAAGGACCGAGGAGCATCCCTCATCGTAGAATTGGAAGATAGGAGACAGGATCAAGAGTCTGGAGACCCTGTAAGTACAGGCACCAAAGAAGCAGAATCAGAAGAAAAAATTAAGGACATTGTTGATGAATCCAAGCATGATTGTCAAGACAAGAGTCATGAAATTGTGACAGAAGTCGGAGCTGAGACAAGCTTAGACAACACCAAGGTGAATGAGGAGCTTGTGAATTTGAGCTCAGTCAAGACGAGTCTAGAAACTTGTGAGAGTGACGCTAATCAAGAGACTAAAGACGTCGAAAATCCACAACATGAACTGGagaaaatagaatcagccttggAACCAGAAGTGAATGAAGTTGAACAGGCCAAAGCTGTGCCTGAAACATCACCCGAATGCTTATCTCAAAGTGTTCAAACTTCTACAGCGACGTTGGCTTCCGTGGAAGAAATCAAAACCACACAATTGAGTGAGAAGATAGAAGAACAGATACAAGAGGTTGCTGAAATAGTTAAACATGAGAGTTCGGAGGATTCTTCGGAAACAAAAACAATAGAAGAGGTAAGCTTGCAAAAGGAAGAAGAGACAGAGCCCAAGGTTGTTTCAGTAGAAGAAACCGTAGTTGATCAGGGTCTTCAAAATGAGGAACTCAAAGATCAAATTCAGACAACATCTTCGACATTGCCTTCTAAGGATGAATTATCTGATGCAAAGCAAACAGCAGAGATATGCTTGGAAAAAGAAGAGGTTGATGAGCTTGGAGATGGTAAGAAAGCTGAAACTGGTGCTGCTTGTGCTATTCAAGTGGAGGAACCAAAGGATCAAATTCTAGCTTCAGCATTGCCTGAAGCTGTTGCGGGTCAAGAAACTACTGTTTCTCAAGCTTCAATAACTGAGGAACCAACTAAGCTTGAAACAAAGGAAGATGATAAAACAATGGAAACTGAAGTGAAAGAAGGTGAGAGTCCAGAGAAGATCAAAGAACAAGCAACAGAGATTGAAGGAGCCTCAAATGTTGAAGTTGAGACAAGTGAAAAGGCTTTTGACAATGAATTAATCAAAGAGGAACTTGTCAAAGCAATAGATGAAGAAAATCAGTGTgacaaaacaaatgaaatcatAGTGAATGAAGTTTCAAAAGAAGAG GTCCAGGGAGTTGCTGAAACATCTTATCTGACTTCAGAACCAGAACTGCCAGTGAAAGATGGCCTTGGAGAAGACGAGCTAAAGGGTAAACTGATTGAAGACAAAGCATCGGAAACCACTCAAACTGAAGAG CAAGTTGTGGAAGCTCAAAAGATGAGTGAAAATGAGATAGCTGAAAAGCAGATTGTTTGTGAGGATAAAACTGTTGGAAATCCTGCCCAAGCTTCAGTTGCAAAGATAGAAACCGcaacagtggtacaagag GAGTCAAGCTTAGAATTACCAAAGTCAGATCCAGAAGGCACCAAGGGTTCAGATAATCAGATTTCCAGGGAATTAGAGCTGATTGAAAACACAGAGATAACAAGTTCACCAGTTAAAGAACATGTTCCAATAGATTTGCAGGACAAAGTTGCAGAATCCTCTGAGAAAGCTGAAGTTGAAGATGTCAAAGAGGTTTACCTAAAGGAAGCAGAAGTTGGCCATGGTGGAGACAAAATAACAGACAAATCCAGTGAAGAAATAACCAAGAAGTCTACATCGGTGGAGGATTCAACTGAG ATTAAGGAGCTAAAGGATGAACATGCGGGAGACAAGACAAATGAAACCTCAGAAACCCCAATATTAGAAAATCAAAATGAGAAG CTCACTGTGGAAGCTCTAAAGGACGATGGTTCAAACAACAATTTTAAGAAAGAGATTGTTGAAGAAGATCGAACTGTGAAGGATCACGAACAAGCGCCAGTTGCCGTGAAAGAAGCCATAACT GTTCCAGGAGAAGCCATTGAGAAGCCTGAAGCAAGAGATTTGCAACCTGAAAAAGCTGAGGTTGATAATGGAGAAGAGAAAACAGATAATTCAGGTGTTGAAATAAAATTGGAACCTGCATCCACAGGTAGTGGTAATTTATCATTTTCCGATCTACTCCAACAATCTACAGAAAAGAAAGTGGAGATGGCTGAACGTGTGATTGAAGAGAGGGAACTTACAGTAAGCAAGGAAGCAGCAACGGTGGAAGCTGCAGGAACTATTCAAGCCAAAGAATTAAAAACTGATGAAGTACCTGAAGGAGAGGAACAGAATAAGACCGACTCCGGCTCGGATGCTCCAGTGATGGTGGAAGCACCGAGAGAAGCTGAAACTAAACCACCCAAGAAATCTCAAAACATACTATCAGGTGTTGGATCCAAAGTCAAGAACTCAATTTCTAAGGTGAAGAAAGCAATTACTGGTAAATCTTCTCATCCAAAAGAACCAAAAGCAATATCACCAAAGTGA
- the LOC107897916 gene encoding 40S ribosomal protein S17, giving the protein MGRVRTKTVKKSSRQVIERYYSRMTLDFHTNKKIIEEVAIIPSKRLRNKIAGFSTHLMKRIQKGPVRGISLKLQEEERERRMDFVPDESAIKVDQIEVDKETLDMLSVIGMGDIPGLVKVDPVAVSVPQVGFGRGGGPGRRF; this is encoded by the coding sequence ATGGGTCGCGTTCGCACAAAGACGGTGAAGAAATCGTCCCGTCAGGTAATCGAGCGGTACTATTCTCGAATGACCCTCGATTTTCACACCAACAAAAAGATTATCGAAGAAGTAGCTATAATCCCATCCAAGAGGCTCCGTAACAAGATTGCCGGTTTCTCGACCCATCTTATGAAACGTATCCAGAAAGGACCAGTTCGCGGGATTTCTCTTAAGCTTCAAGAAGAAGAGCGCGAGCGTCGCATGGATTTTGTCCCCGATGAATCGGCCATCAAGGTCGACCAAATCGAAGTTGATAAGGAAACACTTGATATGCTTTCGGTTATTGGAATGGGTGATATTCCCGGCCTTGTTAAGGTTGACCCGGTTGCTGTTTCGGTTCCTCAAGTTGGGTTCGGTCGCGGTGGTGGACCCGGGAGGAGGTTTTGA